A stretch of Haloprofundus halophilus DNA encodes these proteins:
- a CDS encoding S9 family peptidase → MPQYDVARYLGIDAAQQPAFSPDGERLTFVRDTTGTPQIWTLDEAGAPPTRLTAFEERISFVDWSPTRDEFVFGMDRGSDERDQLFRYDAADGTTHGLTERPEAIHGWGGWSPDGDQFAFTSNRRDAQAFDVYVQARDGGPDDAERVFESDGWLEVLGWSPDGERLALREAHASFDQELPVLDLETGEARVVTPEGEASYDCVAFGPDGDALYLVTNHDADTSYLGRLDLESGTIDAVVDGGGWNLEEFAFDRDSRTVVYGRNVDGYSELYAGELTDETAVDATEVDLREGVATDVTLGPDGERFAFTFSANDEPFGVYVGELASDDDCAATAEPTRWTPLDTVGIPRSTFRDAETVRYESFDGREIPAYWTLPEDAEPGATPAIVDIHGGPEHQRRPWFYPTKQFFLNEGYAVLEPNVRGSSGYGKAYTHLDDREKRMDSVKDIRAAVDWLYERDAVDSDRIVAYGRSYGGFMVLAAITEYPDVWAAAVEFVGIADFETFLENTGEWRRDHRSAEYGSLENRELLRAISPIHDVDRIQCPLFVQHGANDPRVPVGETEQIVERVRERGVPVEKLVFEDEGHHTTTRSNLVEEFERIRAFLDEHV, encoded by the coding sequence ATGCCACAGTACGACGTCGCTCGCTACCTCGGCATCGACGCCGCCCAGCAACCCGCGTTCTCACCGGACGGGGAGCGTCTCACGTTCGTCCGCGACACGACCGGCACCCCCCAAATCTGGACGCTCGACGAGGCGGGTGCGCCGCCGACGCGACTCACCGCGTTCGAGGAGCGAATCTCGTTCGTCGACTGGTCGCCGACACGGGACGAGTTCGTCTTCGGGATGGACCGGGGCAGCGACGAGCGCGACCAGTTGTTCCGCTACGACGCCGCCGACGGGACGACTCACGGCCTGACCGAACGTCCGGAGGCGATACACGGGTGGGGCGGCTGGTCGCCCGACGGCGACCAGTTCGCCTTCACCTCGAACCGCCGCGACGCGCAGGCGTTCGACGTGTACGTCCAGGCGCGCGACGGCGGCCCCGACGACGCCGAACGCGTCTTCGAGTCCGACGGCTGGCTCGAAGTGCTCGGGTGGTCGCCCGACGGCGAGCGGCTCGCGCTCCGCGAGGCGCACGCGAGCTTCGACCAGGAGCTCCCGGTTCTGGACCTCGAAACCGGCGAGGCGCGCGTCGTCACCCCCGAGGGCGAAGCCAGCTACGACTGCGTGGCGTTCGGCCCCGACGGCGACGCGCTGTATCTGGTGACGAACCACGACGCCGATACGAGCTACCTCGGTCGACTGGACCTCGAATCGGGAACGATCGACGCGGTCGTCGACGGCGGCGGGTGGAATCTGGAGGAGTTCGCCTTCGACCGCGATTCTCGAACGGTCGTCTACGGCCGCAACGTCGACGGCTACTCCGAACTGTACGCGGGTGAACTCACCGACGAGACGGCGGTCGACGCGACGGAAGTCGACCTCCGCGAGGGCGTCGCTACCGACGTGACGCTCGGTCCCGACGGCGAGCGGTTCGCGTTCACCTTCTCGGCGAACGACGAACCGTTCGGCGTCTACGTCGGCGAACTGGCGTCGGACGACGACTGCGCGGCGACCGCAGAACCGACGCGGTGGACGCCGCTGGACACCGTCGGTATCCCCCGGTCGACGTTCCGGGACGCCGAGACGGTACGATACGAGAGTTTCGACGGCCGCGAGATACCCGCGTACTGGACGCTCCCCGAGGACGCCGAACCGGGCGCGACGCCGGCCATCGTCGACATCCACGGCGGACCGGAGCACCAGCGACGGCCGTGGTTCTACCCGACCAAGCAGTTCTTCCTCAACGAGGGCTACGCCGTGTTGGAACCGAACGTCCGCGGGTCGTCGGGCTACGGGAAGGCGTACACCCACCTCGACGACCGCGAGAAGCGGATGGACTCGGTGAAGGATATCAGAGCAGCCGTCGACTGGCTGTACGAGCGGGACGCCGTCGACTCCGACCGAATCGTCGCTTACGGCCGCTCCTACGGGGGATTCATGGTGCTCGCCGCCATCACCGAGTATCCCGACGTCTGGGCCGCGGCCGTCGAGTTCGTCGGCATCGCCGACTTCGAGACGTTTCTGGAGAACACCGGCGAGTGGCGGCGCGACCACCGCAGCGCCGAGTACGGTTCGCTGGAGAACCGAGAGCTGCTGAGAGCCATCAGTCCGATTCACGACGTCGACCGAATCCAGTGCCCGCTGTTCGTCCAGCACGGCGCGAACGACCCGCGCGTCCCCGTCGGCGAGACGGAGCAGATCGTCGAGCGCGTGCGCGAACGCGGTGTACCGGTCGAGAAACTCGTCTTCGAGGACGAGGGCCACCACACGACGACGCGCTCGAACCTCGTCGAGGAGTTCGAGCGGATTCGGGCGTTCCTGGACGAGCACGTCTGA
- a CDS encoding MATE family efflux transporter, protein MTTGAISPKLVALAWPLVAGNLLQTFYNLADMFWVGRVSPEAVAAVSLMFPLSWMFVSTAMGITAATIALVSQHVGAGNDREADHVVGQTILLTVGVATVLSAFGLAVQEPLLRAMGATGPVFPDALAYIEVIFLALPFTFCFFAFRAALQGAGDTKTAMWLMVGSAGLNVVLDPFLILGWWVFPEMGTRGAAVATFISRALVTVAGIYILLRGDWGVRLRVPDLRPDRSVLRKLVEVGYPATLDGWARSFAAVAMATLVAQFTVAAIAAYGIGVRLMSVSWTVSGAVGQATATGVGQNLGAKTPERAAEVTWKAMGGTMAVLFAAAALVFAFPDVAMRIFVGDEAVVAEGVRFLRIIAPFWAFFGGTMVIQGAFRGAGQTKVAMALSFLSRWIFRVPVALVLAFAWTVPLPGGMVVRALDWGVDGLWWAFAVGAMAAFVVAVVWFQRGGWQTGVLEESESRPSAAD, encoded by the coding sequence ATGACTACCGGCGCGATTTCGCCGAAACTCGTCGCGCTAGCGTGGCCGCTGGTCGCCGGCAACCTGCTCCAGACGTTTTACAACCTCGCGGATATGTTCTGGGTCGGCCGCGTGAGTCCGGAGGCCGTCGCCGCCGTCTCGCTGATGTTCCCCCTCTCGTGGATGTTCGTCTCGACGGCGATGGGCATCACGGCGGCGACCATCGCGCTCGTCTCCCAGCACGTCGGCGCGGGCAACGACCGAGAGGCCGACCACGTCGTCGGCCAGACCATCCTGCTCACCGTCGGCGTCGCGACGGTGCTGTCGGCGTTCGGCCTCGCCGTTCAGGAGCCGTTGTTGCGCGCGATGGGCGCGACCGGGCCGGTGTTCCCCGATGCGCTCGCGTACATCGAGGTCATCTTCCTCGCGCTCCCGTTCACTTTCTGTTTCTTCGCCTTCCGCGCGGCGCTGCAGGGCGCGGGCGACACGAAGACGGCGATGTGGCTCATGGTCGGCTCCGCCGGCCTCAACGTCGTCCTCGACCCGTTCCTCATCCTCGGCTGGTGGGTGTTCCCCGAGATGGGCACCCGCGGGGCGGCGGTTGCGACGTTCATCTCGCGGGCGCTCGTGACGGTTGCCGGGATTTACATCCTCCTCCGCGGTGACTGGGGCGTCCGCCTCCGCGTCCCCGACCTCCGGCCCGACAGGTCGGTGCTGAGGAAACTTGTCGAGGTCGGCTACCCGGCGACGCTCGACGGGTGGGCGCGCAGTTTCGCCGCCGTCGCCATGGCGACGCTCGTCGCGCAGTTCACCGTCGCCGCCATCGCCGCCTACGGCATCGGCGTCCGCCTGATGTCCGTCTCGTGGACCGTCTCGGGGGCCGTGGGCCAAGCGACGGCGACGGGCGTCGGCCAGAACCTCGGCGCGAAGACGCCCGAGCGGGCGGCGGAGGTGACGTGGAAGGCGATGGGCGGCACGATGGCCGTGCTGTTCGCCGCCGCGGCGCTCGTCTTCGCCTTCCCCGACGTGGCGATGCGGATCTTCGTCGGCGACGAGGCCGTCGTCGCCGAGGGGGTTCGCTTCCTCCGCATCATCGCGCCGTTCTGGGCGTTCTTCGGCGGAACGATGGTGATTCAGGGCGCGTTCCGCGGCGCGGGCCAGACGAAGGTGGCGATGGCGCTGTCGTTTCTCTCGCGGTGGATATTCCGGGTGCCGGTGGCGCTCGTCCTCGCGTTCGCGTGGACGGTGCCGTTACCGGGTGGGATGGTGGTTCGCGCGCTCGATTGGGGCGTCGACGGCCTCTGGTGGGCGTTCGCCGTCGGCGCGATGGCGGCGTTCGTCGTCGCCGTCGTCTGGTTCCAGCGCGGCGGGTGGCAGACGGGGGTTCTGGAAGAGTCCGAGTCGCGGCCGTCGGCGGCGGACTGA
- a CDS encoding class I SAM-dependent methyltransferase, translating into MTTETSTEANPIDERKLNDLVGTSLVDLGATVHAALAVIGDELGLYAALDEAGPVTSAELAAETGTAERYVREWLRSQAAGGYVTYDPEADRYRLTPEQAYVLADEESPVFMPGAFQLVASAAKVGPELREAFKTGEGIGWHEHDEDVFHGTERFFGPSYGAYLIDWIESLDGTDAALRAGGRIVDVGCGHGAPTIRMAEAYPESTVVGVDYHEASIAVARERAETAGVADRVEFEVATARGYDGTDYDLVTMFNCFHDMGDPVGVAAHVRETLADDGAWMIVEPYAEDRVEDNLTPFGRLAYSISTVACTPNSLSQDVGYGLGAQAGEERPREVVTEAGFTRFRRAAETKTSLVFEARP; encoded by the coding sequence ATGACGACGGAAACCAGCACGGAAGCGAACCCGATCGACGAACGGAAACTGAACGACCTCGTGGGAACGTCGCTCGTCGACCTCGGTGCGACAGTCCACGCGGCGCTAGCCGTCATCGGCGACGAACTCGGTCTGTACGCGGCGCTGGACGAGGCGGGACCGGTTACGTCCGCCGAGTTGGCCGCGGAGACGGGCACCGCGGAACGATACGTCCGCGAGTGGCTGCGTTCGCAGGCCGCCGGCGGGTACGTGACCTACGACCCGGAGGCCGACCGCTACCGCCTCACTCCTGAGCAGGCGTACGTGTTAGCCGACGAGGAGAGTCCGGTGTTCATGCCGGGCGCGTTCCAGCTCGTGGCGTCGGCGGCCAAGGTCGGACCCGAACTCCGCGAGGCGTTCAAAACGGGCGAGGGTATCGGCTGGCACGAACACGACGAAGACGTGTTTCACGGCACGGAGCGATTCTTCGGACCGTCGTACGGGGCCTATCTCATCGACTGGATAGAGTCGCTCGACGGGACCGACGCCGCGCTGAGAGCGGGCGGGCGAATCGTCGACGTCGGTTGCGGACACGGCGCACCGACGATTCGCATGGCCGAAGCGTATCCCGAGTCGACGGTCGTCGGCGTCGATTACCACGAGGCGTCGATAGCGGTGGCGCGCGAGCGGGCGGAAACCGCGGGCGTGGCCGACCGCGTCGAGTTCGAGGTGGCGACCGCGAGAGGGTACGACGGCACCGACTACGACCTCGTGACGATGTTCAACTGCTTTCACGACATGGGCGACCCCGTCGGCGTGGCGGCTCACGTCAGAGAGACGCTCGCCGACGACGGTGCTTGGATGATCGTCGAGCCGTACGCCGAGGACCGGGTCGAAGACAACCTCACCCCGTTCGGTCGCCTCGCGTACTCGATCTCGACGGTCGCTTGTACGCCGAACTCGCTCAGCCAGGACGTCGGATACGGTCTCGGCGCACAGGCTGGCGAGGAACGTCCGCGGGAAGTCGTCACGGAGGCCGGGTTCACGCGCTTCCGCCGCGCCGCCGAGACGAAGACCAGTCTGGTCTTCGAGGCGAGGCCGTAG
- the gatB gene encoding Asp-tRNA(Asn)/Glu-tRNA(Gln) amidotransferase subunit GatB, translated as MTAQALEQRDLAVVIGLEVHVQLETATKIFCGCSTDAAADEEPNTRTCPTCLGLPGALPVLNEGAVEAAVKVGKALDADIPEQTRFHRKNYYYPDLPKNFQITQYDAPICQDGTLEFAVEGETREVSIRRAHLEEDPGSIKHVRDGAGNLDSRTVAIDRADYTLVDYNRAGTPLMEIVTQPDFRSPSEVRSFLAKLEEVLEYLGVFDSTRDGSLRIDANLSLVPADEIRDDGSIPEDVLDEANRTEVKNISSHKGAEKALTYEASRQRNLVQRGKTVEQETRHFNEAHGSTVSMRTKEEEKDYRYFREADLPPLRVAGWKETIEIPELPDARRERFREEYGLDAESASKLTSTKEVADFYEQVAETFDPDLAATWVADNLLGELNYRDMSIEDVESRLDEFARLVELVAEDEITTKNAEEVVLRRMLDDEMAPDEVIDEEGLGKADDDRVVVAVEEAIEENPDAVEDYHAGEGGAINFLVGQVMQKTGGSADPGSVNGMLRERLDE; from the coding sequence ATGACCGCGCAAGCGCTCGAACAGCGCGACCTCGCCGTCGTCATCGGGTTGGAGGTCCACGTCCAGCTCGAAACCGCGACGAAGATCTTCTGTGGCTGTTCGACCGACGCCGCCGCCGACGAGGAACCGAACACTCGAACCTGTCCGACCTGTCTCGGCCTCCCGGGTGCGCTCCCGGTGCTCAACGAGGGGGCCGTCGAGGCCGCCGTCAAGGTGGGGAAGGCGCTCGACGCCGACATCCCCGAGCAGACCCGCTTTCACCGGAAGAACTACTACTACCCCGACCTGCCGAAGAACTTCCAGATCACGCAGTACGACGCCCCCATCTGTCAGGACGGGACACTGGAGTTCGCCGTCGAGGGCGAAACCCGCGAGGTGAGCATCCGCCGCGCGCACCTCGAAGAGGACCCCGGCAGCATCAAACACGTCCGCGACGGTGCGGGGAACCTCGACTCGCGGACGGTCGCCATCGACCGCGCGGACTACACGCTCGTCGACTACAACCGCGCCGGCACGCCGCTGATGGAAATCGTCACCCAACCCGACTTCCGCAGTCCGTCGGAGGTCCGGTCGTTCCTCGCGAAACTGGAGGAGGTGCTTGAGTACCTCGGCGTGTTCGACTCCACGCGCGACGGCTCGCTCCGCATCGACGCGAACCTGAGTCTCGTCCCCGCCGACGAGATTCGCGACGACGGCTCGATTCCCGAGGACGTACTCGACGAGGCGAACCGCACCGAGGTGAAGAACATCTCCAGTCACAAGGGCGCGGAGAAGGCGCTCACCTACGAGGCGTCCCGGCAGCGGAACCTCGTCCAGCGCGGCAAGACCGTCGAACAGGAGACGCGGCACTTCAACGAGGCCCACGGTTCGACCGTCTCGATGCGGACCAAGGAGGAGGAGAAGGACTACCGCTACTTCCGCGAGGCCGACCTCCCGCCGCTGCGGGTCGCCGGCTGGAAGGAGACCATCGAGATTCCGGAACTGCCCGACGCGCGGCGCGAGCGCTTCCGCGAGGAGTACGGCCTCGACGCCGAGTCCGCCTCGAAACTCACCTCCACGAAGGAAGTCGCCGACTTCTACGAGCAGGTGGCCGAAACGTTCGACCCGGACCTCGCGGCGACGTGGGTCGCCGACAACCTGCTCGGCGAACTCAACTACCGCGACATGAGCATCGAGGACGTCGAGAGCCGACTGGACGAGTTCGCCCGCCTCGTCGAACTCGTCGCCGAGGACGAGATCACGACGAAGAACGCCGAGGAGGTCGTCCTCCGGCGGATGCTCGACGACGAGATGGCCCCCGACGAGGTCATCGACGAGGAGGGTCTCGGCAAAGCCGACGACGACCGCGTCGTCGTCGCCGTCGAGGAGGCCATCGAGGAGAACCCCGACGCCGTCGAGGATTACCACGCGGGCGAGGGCGGCGCTATCAACTTCCTCGTCGGTCAGGTGATGCAGAAAACCGGCGGCAGCGCCGACCCCGGCAGCGTCAACGGGATGCTCAGAGAGCGACTGGACGAGTAG
- a CDS encoding DUF7518 family protein — MSNRVEELESQVSELRAAVDGLTEELVETKERLRQLEAATDAEPTAQSYAGAEAADEASASPPEPEAEEAKSTEEKAQESESESDESDIIVA; from the coding sequence ATGAGTAACCGGGTGGAGGAACTCGAATCCCAAGTGTCGGAACTGAGAGCCGCAGTCGACGGCCTCACCGAAGAACTCGTCGAGACCAAAGAGCGACTGCGGCAGTTGGAGGCGGCGACCGACGCCGAACCGACCGCCCAGTCGTACGCCGGCGCGGAGGCGGCCGACGAGGCGTCGGCGTCCCCGCCCGAGCCGGAGGCCGAAGAAGCTAAATCCACCGAGGAGAAGGCTCAAGAAAGCGAGTCGGAATCCGACGAAAGCGACATCATCGTCGCCTGA
- the smc gene encoding chromosome segregation protein SMC produces MHIKELVLDNFKSFGRKTRIPFYEDFTVVTGPNGSGKSNIIDGVLFALGLARTRGIRAEKLTDLIYNPGHEDGEFSGGAREASVEVVLDNGDGTLDRSQVTTAAGTDSVGDVDEITIRRRVKQTEDNYYSYYYLNGRSVNLSDIQDLLSQAGVAPEGYNVVMQGDVTEIINMTAFQRREILDEIAGVAEFDAKKDAAFEELETVEDRIGEADLRIEEKEERLDQLADERETALQYKELREEKQEFEGYLKAAELEDKRADLERTTSKIDSKEETLAELRDELDTRQGRLSRLEDELEELNREVERKGEDEQLRIKREIESVKGDISRLEGQIENAEERKETAENERRQAFVEIDHKQEKVDDVATQMRQVKVEKASIKSDIVDKRTTLAEIEEEIANVDTEFDELKSDLAERRERVEELKSEKNEKQREKDRLLDEARRRSNRVSEARDDLEAAHESIPELKAKLSELHSELDKAEKNESKSREIVSEFREKKQALQDDLSDVEDDIRSKQSEYAELEARAGQNGDNSFPRSVTTVLNAGIDGVHGAVGQLGSVDGEYAVACETAAGGRLANVVVDDDGVGSSCIDYLKSRNAGRATFLPITKMQNRRLPRKPKDPGVVDFAYNLVEFDGRYDSVFSYVLGSTLVVEDMQTARQFMGDYRMVTLDGDLVEKSGAMTGGSRGGSRYSFSKSGEGRLERIAKEISKLEDRRRSLNDEIRELESKLDDARERQSNAADKVRAIEGDVERVEGDLDDAESKIAELEATLEELEDERDSVDEEMSSLDAEISDLDAEIADVEGEIQELEAELADSKIPELTSRADDVRADIDDLEDRMDGLDSRLNELQLEKEYAEEAVSDLEETVESAQNRKAAAEEKIAEAEAAIEEKEAVLDEKHEAVEELEAELVELKAERSELRDERREAKNERDEQKETVSRAESRLESLESAKERLSWEIDELEAEVGEYDPEEIPDHETVEENVERLEGEMEALEPVNMLAIDEYDSVNEDLSDLQERRDVLVEERDGIQARIEQFETQKKRTFMEAYEAIDAQFQRIFERLSAGSGELHLEDPEDPFEGGLTMKAQPADKPIQRLDAMSGGEKSLTALAFIFAIQRHNPAPFYALDEVDAFLDAANAERVGQMVDDLAGDAQFVVVSHRSALLERSERAIGVTMQGDNVSAVTGIRFDADEEAEGDETGGDGDDSDGGDGDDGDGDADEGLAAEVSADD; encoded by the coding sequence ATGCACATCAAAGAGCTCGTCCTTGACAACTTCAAGAGTTTCGGGCGCAAGACCCGAATCCCGTTCTACGAGGACTTCACCGTCGTCACGGGGCCGAACGGCTCCGGCAAGTCGAACATCATCGACGGCGTGCTGTTCGCGCTCGGCCTCGCCCGAACGCGCGGCATCCGCGCCGAGAAACTGACCGACCTCATCTACAACCCCGGTCACGAAGACGGGGAGTTCTCGGGCGGTGCCCGCGAAGCGAGCGTCGAAGTCGTCCTCGACAACGGAGACGGGACGCTCGACCGGTCGCAGGTGACCACCGCCGCCGGCACCGACAGCGTCGGCGACGTCGACGAGATCACCATCCGCCGCCGGGTGAAGCAGACCGAGGACAACTACTACTCGTACTACTACCTGAACGGCCGGTCGGTGAACCTCTCGGACATCCAGGACCTGCTCTCGCAGGCGGGCGTCGCCCCCGAAGGGTACAACGTCGTCATGCAGGGCGACGTGACCGAGATAATCAACATGACCGCGTTCCAGCGGCGCGAGATTCTCGACGAGATCGCGGGCGTCGCCGAGTTCGACGCGAAGAAGGACGCCGCCTTCGAGGAGCTCGAAACCGTCGAGGACCGAATCGGCGAGGCCGACCTCCGCATCGAGGAGAAGGAGGAACGCCTCGACCAACTCGCCGACGAACGCGAGACGGCGCTCCAGTACAAGGAGCTCCGCGAGGAGAAACAGGAGTTCGAGGGCTACCTGAAAGCCGCCGAACTCGAGGACAAGCGCGCCGACCTCGAACGGACCACGAGCAAAATCGACTCGAAAGAAGAGACGCTCGCGGAGCTCCGCGACGAACTCGACACCCGACAGGGTCGACTCTCGCGGCTCGAAGACGAGTTGGAGGAACTCAACCGCGAGGTCGAACGCAAGGGCGAGGACGAACAGCTCCGCATCAAGCGCGAGATAGAGTCGGTCAAAGGCGACATCAGCCGCCTCGAAGGCCAGATAGAGAACGCCGAGGAGCGCAAGGAGACGGCCGAGAACGAGCGCCGGCAGGCGTTCGTCGAGATCGACCACAAGCAGGAGAAGGTAGACGACGTCGCGACGCAGATGCGGCAGGTCAAGGTCGAGAAGGCCTCGATAAAGAGCGACATCGTCGATAAGCGGACGACGCTCGCCGAGATAGAGGAGGAGATAGCGAACGTCGACACCGAGTTCGACGAACTCAAATCCGATCTCGCGGAGCGCCGCGAGCGCGTCGAGGAACTCAAATCCGAGAAGAACGAGAAGCAGCGCGAGAAGGACCGCCTGCTCGACGAGGCGCGGCGGCGCTCGAACCGCGTCAGCGAGGCGCGCGACGACCTCGAAGCGGCGCACGAGTCGATTCCGGAGCTCAAAGCGAAGCTGTCGGAACTGCACAGCGAACTCGACAAAGCCGAGAAGAACGAGTCGAAATCCCGGGAGATCGTCTCGGAGTTCCGCGAGAAGAAGCAGGCGCTGCAGGACGACCTGAGCGACGTCGAAGACGACATCCGCTCGAAGCAGTCCGAGTACGCCGAACTCGAAGCGCGCGCCGGGCAGAACGGCGACAACTCCTTCCCGCGCTCCGTGACGACCGTGTTGAACGCCGGCATCGACGGCGTCCACGGCGCGGTCGGCCAGCTCGGCTCCGTCGACGGCGAGTACGCCGTCGCCTGCGAGACGGCCGCCGGCGGGCGACTGGCGAACGTCGTCGTCGACGACGACGGCGTCGGCTCCTCGTGTATCGACTACCTCAAATCCAGAAACGCCGGTCGGGCGACGTTCCTGCCCATCACGAAGATGCAGAACCGTCGCCTGCCGCGGAAGCCGAAGGACCCCGGCGTCGTCGACTTCGCGTACAACCTCGTGGAGTTCGACGGTCGGTACGACAGCGTCTTCTCGTACGTGCTCGGGTCGACGCTCGTCGTCGAGGACATGCAGACCGCCCGGCAGTTCATGGGCGACTACCGCATGGTGACGCTCGACGGCGACCTCGTCGAGAAGAGCGGCGCGATGACCGGCGGCAGCCGCGGCGGGTCGCGCTACTCCTTTTCCAAATCCGGGGAGGGTCGCCTCGAACGCATCGCCAAGGAGATATCGAAGCTCGAAGACCGGCGGCGGTCGCTCAACGACGAGATTCGAGAACTGGAGAGCAAACTCGACGACGCCCGCGAGCGACAGTCGAACGCTGCCGATAAGGTGCGCGCCATCGAGGGCGACGTCGAGCGAGTCGAGGGCGACCTCGACGACGCGGAGTCGAAGATAGCGGAGTTGGAGGCGACGCTCGAGGAGCTGGAGGACGAACGCGACTCCGTCGACGAGGAGATGAGTTCGCTCGACGCCGAAATCAGCGACCTCGACGCCGAAATCGCCGACGTCGAGGGCGAAATCCAGGAGCTGGAGGCCGAGCTCGCTGACTCGAAGATTCCGGAGCTGACAAGCCGCGCCGACGACGTCCGCGCGGACATCGACGACCTCGAAGATCGGATGGACGGGTTGGACAGCCGACTCAACGAACTCCAACTGGAGAAGGAGTACGCCGAGGAGGCCGTCTCCGACCTCGAAGAGACGGTCGAGAGCGCCCAGAACCGGAAAGCCGCCGCCGAGGAGAAGATAGCCGAGGCGGAGGCCGCCATCGAGGAGAAAGAGGCGGTACTGGACGAGAAACACGAGGCGGTCGAGGAACTCGAAGCGGAACTCGTCGAACTCAAAGCGGAACGGAGCGAGCTCCGCGACGAGCGACGGGAGGCGAAGAACGAGCGCGACGAGCAGAAGGAGACCGTCTCGCGGGCCGAGTCGCGGCTCGAATCCCTCGAGAGCGCCAAAGAGCGCCTCTCGTGGGAGATAGACGAGCTCGAAGCCGAGGTCGGAGAGTACGACCCCGAGGAGATTCCCGACCACGAGACGGTGGAGGAGAACGTCGAACGGCTCGAAGGCGAGATGGAGGCGCTCGAACCGGTCAACATGCTCGCCATCGACGAGTACGACTCGGTGAACGAGGACCTCTCGGACCTCCAGGAGCGCCGCGACGTGCTCGTCGAGGAACGGGACGGCATCCAAGCGCGCATCGAACAGTTCGAGACGCAGAAGAAGCGGACGTTCATGGAGGCGTACGAGGCCATCGACGCGCAGTTCCAGCGCATCTTCGAGCGCCTCTCGGCGGGGTCGGGCGAACTCCACCTCGAAGACCCCGAGGACCCGTTCGAGGGCGGCCTGACGATGAAGGCCCAGCCCGCCGACAAACCGATTCAGCGGCTCGACGCGATGTCCGGCGGGGAGAAGTCGCTGACTGCGCTGGCCTTCATCTTCGCCATCCAGCGGCACAACCCCGCGCCGTTCTACGCGCTCGACGAGGTGGACGCCTTCCTCGACGCGGCCAACGCGGAACGAGTCGGTCAGATGGTCGACGACCTCGCGGGCGACGCGCAGTTCGTCGTCGTCTCGCACCGCTCGGCGCTGCTCGAACGCTCCGAGCGCGCCATCGGCGTGACGATGCAGGGCGACAACGTCAGCGCCGTCACCGGGATTCGGTTCGACGCCGACGAGGAGGCGGAGGGAGACGAGACCGGCGGCGACGGAGACGACTCCGACGGCGGCGATGGGGACGACGGCGACGGAGACGCCGACGAGGGACTCGCCGCGGAGGTGAGCGCCGATGACTGA
- a CDS encoding segregation and condensation protein A, with protein sequence MTEFAGNGDGPAVDVDAIDSDEDEVEPVELLVQLAEEGEIEPWDIDIVAVTDAFLERLDATDLRTSGRALFYASVLLRMKSDELLAPEEPDEPEPEPWEMAMEGGDDAAPGFDPIDALEDEMDRRLERRSARGSPETLDELVHELREAERGSWWKRSREYDTTASPRGFSRGTQTLDYHAADDLRRDGEPGEADVTGTTHDEHMEDTIEAVEAHLREQYENGRDEVLFAELQGVGGRPVETYLALLFLAHRSVVTLEQDDLFGDLWVQARDEEPKKTPAVAD encoded by the coding sequence ATGACTGAGTTCGCGGGGAACGGGGACGGACCCGCCGTCGACGTCGACGCTATCGACTCCGACGAGGACGAGGTCGAACCGGTCGAACTGCTCGTCCAACTCGCCGAGGAGGGCGAGATAGAGCCGTGGGACATCGACATCGTCGCGGTCACCGACGCGTTCCTCGAGCGCCTCGACGCGACCGACCTCCGTACGTCCGGCCGCGCGCTGTTCTACGCGAGCGTCCTGCTGCGGATGAAGAGCGACGAACTGCTCGCGCCCGAGGAACCCGACGAACCGGAACCCGAACCGTGGGAGATGGCGATGGAGGGCGGCGACGACGCGGCGCCGGGCTTCGACCCCATCGACGCGCTCGAAGACGAGATGGACCGCCGCCTCGAACGCCGGAGCGCCCGGGGGTCGCCGGAGACGCTCGACGAACTCGTCCACGAACTCCGCGAGGCCGAGCGCGGGTCGTGGTGGAAGCGCTCGCGGGAGTACGACACCACCGCCTCGCCGCGCGGGTTCAGCCGCGGCACGCAGACGCTCGACTACCACGCCGCCGACGACCTGCGGCGAGACGGCGAGCCCGGCGAGGCCGACGTGACCGGGACGACGCACGACGAGCACATGGAGGACACCATCGAGGCGGTCGAAGCGCACCTCCGCGAACAGTACGAGAACGGGCGCGACGAAGTGCTGTTCGCCGAACTGCAGGGCGTCGGCGGGCGGCCCGTCGAGACGTACCTCGCGCTGCTGTTTCTGGCGCACCGAAGCGTCGTCACGCTCGAACAGGACGACCTCTTCGGCGACCTCTGGGTGCAGGCGAGAGACGAGGAACCGAAGAAGACGCCGGCGGTCGCGGACTGA